From the Pseudoxanthobacter soli DSM 19599 genome, one window contains:
- the dnaE gene encoding DNA polymerase III subunit alpha: MAGTRLADGSAGFVHLRVHSAYSLLEGALHVKDVVGLAKADRQPAVAVTDSGNLFGALEFSAKALESGVQPIIGCELGVDFGDEEPTRRNGVRERLPSVVLLASTPTGFANLVRLVSRSFMETDNSVEPHVGIESLLQESPGLIALSGGPRGPVDRAILAGGGALARSRLERLAAIFDRRLYVELQRHQLTAEQAVEPELVDLAYRLGLPLVATNEVYFAKRDDYEAHDALLCIADGRTLIEDDRRRLTPEHAFKSRAEMASLFADLPEAIDNTMEIARRCAVVATKRKPILPRFAGIGADPEEAMRAEAALMRERAQTGLAQRLERHGMAPGLDETAYRERLDFELGIIERMKFPGYFLIVSDFIQWAKAQGIPVGPGRGSGAGSLVAYSLTITDLDPMRFGLLFERFLNPERVSMPDFDIDFCQDRREEVIRYVQAKYGRAQVAQIITFGTLQARAVLRDVGRVLQMPYGQVDRLCKLVPQNPAKPVTLAEAVRDEPKLQEAKAEEPIVERLVGMAMKLEGLFRHASTHAAGIVIGDRPLEELVPLYRDPRSDMPVTQYNMKWVESAGLVKFDFLGLKTLTVIDVAVKLLAKRGITVDIAALPLDDPATYAMLARGETVGVFQLESQGMRKALAGMKPDRFEDIIALVALYRPGPMDNIPHYNRCKHGLEEPDYLHPLLEPILKETFGVIIYQEQVMQIAQVLSGYSLGEADLLRRAMGKKIREEMAVQRARFVDGAVANSVPKAQAETIFDLVAKFADYGFNKSHAAAYALVAYQTAWLKANHPVEFLAASMTLDITNTDKLNDFRREADRLKIAVLPPLINRSGATFEVIEGKIAYALAAVKGVGRSMVDHIVEARGEKPFRDFGDFARRINPRAVNKRALEGLACAGGFDDLEANRARVVSGLDHVLAEAARASEGAEIGQSELFGGAGPQPLALPNVDPWLPTERLQREYAAIGFYLSAHPLDEYRPMLKQMRVQMWSDFVEAVKRGAAAGRLVGTVTQRQERKTRTGNRMGIVRMSDPTGQYEAIAFSETLAQVRDRLEPGQSVVLIVAAEEREEGVSVRIQSVESLDEAARRMKHALRVFVRDEAPLDALARRLPAGGEGEVSVVLLLDDGRREIEMRLPGRYAVSPPLAGALRTVPGVVEVELA; encoded by the coding sequence ATGGCGGGCACACGGTTGGCGGACGGCTCGGCCGGTTTCGTTCACCTCAGGGTACATTCCGCCTATTCGCTGCTTGAGGGCGCGTTGCATGTGAAGGATGTGGTCGGTCTCGCCAAGGCCGATCGCCAGCCCGCAGTAGCCGTGACGGACAGCGGCAACCTGTTCGGCGCGCTCGAATTTTCCGCCAAGGCGTTGGAGTCCGGCGTGCAGCCGATCATCGGCTGCGAACTCGGCGTCGATTTCGGCGACGAGGAGCCGACGCGCCGCAACGGTGTGCGCGAGCGGCTGCCCAGCGTGGTGCTGCTCGCCTCGACACCGACGGGGTTCGCCAACCTCGTCCGTCTCGTGAGCCGCTCGTTCATGGAGACGGACAACAGCGTCGAGCCCCACGTCGGCATCGAATCGCTCCTTCAGGAGAGCCCGGGCCTGATCGCCCTCAGCGGCGGCCCCCGCGGCCCGGTGGACCGGGCCATCCTCGCTGGCGGCGGCGCGCTGGCCCGGTCGCGTCTGGAACGGCTCGCCGCGATCTTCGACCGGCGGCTTTATGTGGAATTGCAGCGCCATCAGCTGACGGCCGAGCAGGCGGTCGAGCCCGAGCTGGTCGACCTCGCCTACCGGCTCGGCCTGCCGCTGGTCGCCACCAACGAGGTCTATTTCGCCAAGCGCGACGATTACGAGGCACACGATGCGCTGCTGTGCATCGCCGACGGCCGCACGCTGATCGAGGACGACCGGCGGCGGCTGACGCCTGAGCACGCCTTCAAGTCGCGCGCGGAGATGGCGTCGCTGTTCGCGGACCTCCCCGAGGCGATCGACAACACCATGGAGATCGCGCGGCGCTGCGCGGTGGTGGCGACGAAGCGCAAGCCGATTCTCCCCCGGTTCGCAGGCATCGGCGCGGATCCCGAGGAAGCGATGCGCGCCGAAGCCGCGTTGATGCGCGAGCGGGCTCAGACGGGCCTCGCGCAGCGGCTGGAGCGCCACGGAATGGCGCCGGGCCTCGACGAGACCGCGTACCGGGAACGGCTAGACTTCGAGCTCGGCATCATCGAACGGATGAAATTTCCCGGCTACTTCCTGATCGTGTCCGACTTCATCCAGTGGGCGAAGGCCCAGGGCATTCCCGTCGGGCCGGGCCGCGGATCGGGCGCCGGGTCGCTGGTGGCCTATTCGCTGACGATCACCGACCTCGACCCTATGCGGTTCGGCCTGCTGTTCGAGCGCTTCCTGAACCCGGAACGCGTGTCGATGCCGGACTTCGACATCGACTTCTGCCAGGACCGCCGCGAAGAGGTGATCCGCTACGTCCAGGCGAAATATGGCCGCGCGCAGGTCGCGCAGATCATCACCTTCGGAACCCTGCAGGCGCGCGCCGTGCTGCGCGACGTCGGGCGCGTGCTGCAGATGCCCTACGGCCAGGTCGATCGCCTGTGCAAGCTGGTGCCGCAGAACCCGGCCAAGCCCGTCACCCTCGCCGAAGCCGTGCGCGACGAGCCGAAGCTGCAGGAGGCGAAGGCCGAGGAACCCATCGTCGAGCGGCTCGTCGGCATGGCGATGAAGCTCGAAGGACTGTTCCGCCATGCCTCGACCCACGCGGCCGGCATCGTCATCGGCGATCGCCCGCTGGAAGAACTGGTGCCGCTCTATCGCGATCCGCGCTCCGACATGCCGGTCACCCAGTACAACATGAAGTGGGTGGAATCGGCCGGGCTGGTGAAGTTCGACTTCCTCGGCCTCAAGACCCTGACCGTGATCGACGTCGCGGTGAAGCTGCTCGCCAAGCGCGGTATCACCGTCGACATCGCGGCGCTTCCCCTCGACGATCCCGCGACCTACGCCATGCTGGCGCGCGGCGAGACCGTCGGCGTGTTCCAGCTGGAAAGCCAGGGCATGCGCAAGGCGCTGGCCGGCATGAAGCCCGACCGCTTCGAGGACATCATCGCGCTGGTGGCGCTCTACCGCCCCGGCCCGATGGACAACATCCCCCACTACAACCGCTGCAAGCACGGGCTCGAGGAGCCCGACTATCTGCACCCGCTGCTGGAGCCGATCCTGAAGGAGACCTTCGGGGTCATCATCTACCAGGAGCAGGTGATGCAGATCGCGCAGGTGCTTTCGGGCTACTCGCTCGGCGAAGCCGACCTGCTGCGCCGCGCCATGGGCAAGAAGATACGCGAGGAGATGGCCGTCCAGCGCGCCCGCTTCGTCGATGGCGCTGTCGCCAACAGCGTGCCCAAGGCACAGGCCGAGACCATCTTCGACCTCGTGGCGAAGTTCGCCGACTACGGCTTCAACAAGTCCCACGCCGCGGCCTATGCGCTCGTCGCCTACCAGACGGCGTGGCTCAAGGCCAACCACCCGGTGGAGTTCCTCGCGGCGTCGATGACGCTCGACATCACCAACACCGACAAGCTGAATGATTTCCGCCGCGAGGCCGACCGGCTGAAGATCGCCGTGCTGCCGCCGCTGATCAACCGCTCCGGCGCGACCTTCGAGGTGATCGAGGGCAAGATCGCCTATGCACTTGCCGCGGTGAAGGGCGTCGGCCGCTCGATGGTCGACCACATCGTCGAGGCGCGCGGGGAAAAGCCGTTCCGCGATTTCGGCGACTTCGCCCGGCGCATCAACCCGCGTGCCGTCAACAAGCGCGCGCTGGAAGGGCTCGCCTGCGCCGGCGGCTTCGACGATCTGGAGGCGAACCGCGCGCGGGTCGTGAGCGGGCTCGACCATGTGCTTGCCGAGGCGGCGCGGGCGAGCGAGGGCGCGGAAATCGGCCAGTCCGAGCTGTTCGGCGGCGCGGGTCCGCAGCCGCTGGCGCTGCCGAATGTCGATCCGTGGCTGCCGACGGAACGGCTGCAGCGGGAATATGCCGCCATCGGCTTCTACCTCTCCGCCCATCCGCTCGACGAATACCGCCCGATGCTGAAGCAGATGCGGGTGCAGATGTGGAGCGACTTCGTCGAGGCCGTGAAGCGCGGCGCGGCGGCGGGGCGGCTCGTCGGCACGGTCACCCAGCGCCAGGAGCGCAAGACGCGCACCGGCAATCGCATGGGCATCGTCCGGATGTCGGACCCGACCGGGCAATATGAGGCGATCGCCTTCTCCGAAACGCTTGCCCAGGTTCGCGACAGACTGGAGCCGGGCCAGTCGGTGGTGCTGATCGTCGCCGCGGAGGAACGCGAGGAAGGCGTCAGCGTCCGCATCCAGTCGGTCGAATCCCTCGACGAGGCAGCGCGGCGCATGAAGCACGCGCTTCGGGTGTTCGTGCGCGACGAGGCCCCGCTCGACGCCCTGGCGCGGCGGCTTCCCGCGGGCGGCGAGGGCGAGGTGAGCGTGGTTCTGCTGCTCGATGACGGCCGCCGCGAGATCGAGATGCGGCTGCCCGGCCGCTACGCGGTTTCGCCGCCGCTTGCCGGCGCGCTGCGCACGGTTCCGGGCGTGGTCGAGGTGGAGCTGGCCTGA
- a CDS encoding GGDEF domain-containing response regulator, translating to MRILIADPSRTTQHVLAIILSEVGHEAVGVLCGTDALGALATDDSIDILITSFELPDMTGLDLCREARRLPADRSPLYIFAMSASVSDARIAEALDSGADDFIGKPPSRVEFFARLRAAQRVILAQNELVRLATVDLLTGLPNRRAFFLRAASLIRHAEQERSELALVLFDIDHFKSINDRFGHDAGDAVLRGIGEIVGRSGLRVARIGGEEFGLLIADVGFDHAMQRAEMLRSAVQAASFSTISDELNVTISLGIARYRHGETLSSLMKRADVALYAAKSAGRNRLLAAAEQMRPPADSLPMADAGGAPA from the coding sequence ATGAGAATTCTGATCGCCGACCCAAGCCGTACGACGCAGCATGTGTTGGCAATTATACTTTCGGAGGTCGGCCACGAGGCTGTCGGGGTGCTCTGCGGCACCGACGCACTCGGTGCGCTGGCGACCGACGACAGCATCGACATTCTGATCACCAGCTTCGAACTGCCGGACATGACCGGGCTCGACCTGTGCCGGGAGGCTCGCCGCCTGCCGGCAGACCGCTCACCGCTCTATATCTTCGCCATGTCAGCGAGCGTCAGCGACGCCCGGATTGCCGAAGCGCTGGACAGCGGTGCCGATGATTTCATCGGCAAGCCGCCGTCGCGGGTCGAGTTTTTCGCACGGCTGCGCGCCGCCCAGCGGGTTATTCTCGCCCAGAACGAGCTCGTTCGCCTCGCGACCGTCGATCTGCTGACCGGCCTGCCGAACCGCCGTGCATTCTTCCTGCGCGCGGCCTCGCTGATCCGCCACGCCGAACAGGAGCGCTCCGAACTCGCCCTCGTCCTGTTCGATATCGACCACTTCAAGTCAATCAACGATCGCTTCGGCCATGATGCCGGTGACGCGGTGCTGCGCGGCATCGGTGAGATCGTCGGCCGGTCCGGACTGAGGGTCGCGCGCATCGGCGGAGAGGAATTCGGCCTGCTGATCGCCGATGTCGGTTTCGATCACGCCATGCAGCGGGCAGAGATGCTGCGCAGTGCCGTACAGGCTGCGTCGTTCTCGACGATCTCGGACGAGCTGAACGTCACCATCAGCCTGGGCATTGCCCGCTATCGGCATGGCGAGACGCTGAGCAGCCTGATGAAGCGAGCGGACGTCGCACTTTACGCGGCCAAGTCCGCGGGCCGGAACCGCCTGCTGGCAGCAGCAGAGCAGATGCGGCCGCCGGCGGACTCCCTGCCGATGGCCGACGCCGGAGGTGCGCCGGCCTGA
- a CDS encoding lipoprotein-releasing ABC transporter permease subunit codes for MAAKAGSAGKARPRGVRPFSALEWTIAGRYLRSRRRETFISVIAGFSFLGIMLGVATLIIVMAVMNGFRNELMSKILGINGHVLVQPINGTFDNYMPVVERLQKIHGVRFAMPFVEGQALISGPSGAYGALVRGVRQQDLDRLPLIASTVRAGTLNGFDRSNGVAVGGRLAMALGVALGDPVTLVTPKGEATPFGVVPRTQAFPVVATFEIGMSEFDSSFVFMPMAEAQAFFNKENAITGIEVYLNDPDDIDRLRSEIEQAAGQALYLTDWRIRQSTFFSALEVERNVMFMILTLIVLVAALNIISGLTMLVKDKGRDIAILRTMGATRGTILRVFVITGAAIGTVGTAAGLVIGLIVCHYIEPIRQGVSWLTRTQLFPPELYYLSQLPADIDSGETVTVVVMALVLSFLATLYPAWKAARLDPVEGLRHE; via the coding sequence ATGGCGGCGAAAGCCGGTTCGGCCGGAAAGGCGCGCCCGCGTGGCGTCCGCCCGTTCTCGGCACTCGAATGGACGATCGCCGGACGCTACCTGCGTTCGCGCCGCCGCGAGACCTTCATTTCGGTGATCGCCGGGTTCTCCTTCCTCGGTATCATGCTCGGCGTCGCGACCCTGATCATCGTCATGGCGGTGATGAACGGCTTTCGCAACGAGCTGATGTCCAAGATTCTCGGCATCAACGGCCATGTCCTGGTGCAGCCGATCAACGGCACGTTCGACAACTACATGCCGGTGGTGGAGCGGCTTCAGAAGATCCACGGCGTGCGCTTCGCCATGCCGTTCGTCGAGGGGCAGGCGCTGATCTCCGGTCCTTCCGGCGCTTACGGCGCGCTTGTGCGCGGCGTGCGCCAGCAGGACCTCGATCGCCTGCCGCTGATCGCGAGCACCGTGCGCGCCGGCACGCTCAACGGCTTCGACCGTTCGAACGGTGTCGCCGTCGGCGGGCGGCTCGCCATGGCGCTCGGCGTCGCGCTCGGCGATCCGGTGACGCTGGTGACGCCCAAGGGCGAGGCGACGCCGTTCGGCGTGGTGCCGCGAACCCAGGCCTTCCCGGTGGTCGCCACCTTCGAGATCGGCATGTCCGAGTTCGATTCCTCGTTCGTGTTCATGCCGATGGCTGAGGCGCAAGCGTTCTTCAACAAGGAGAACGCCATCACCGGCATCGAAGTCTATCTCAACGATCCCGACGATATCGACCGGCTGCGGTCCGAGATCGAGCAAGCCGCCGGCCAGGCGCTCTATCTGACCGACTGGCGCATCCGGCAATCGACGTTCTTCTCCGCGCTCGAAGTGGAGCGCAACGTGATGTTCATGATCCTGACGCTGATCGTGCTCGTCGCCGCGCTGAACATCATTTCCGGCCTCACCATGCTGGTGAAGGACAAGGGCCGCGATATCGCCATTCTGCGCACCATGGGCGCGACGCGCGGCACCATCCTGCGGGTGTTCGTCATCACCGGCGCCGCCATCGGCACCGTGGGCACGGCCGCGGGGCTCGTGATCGGGCTCATCGTCTGCCATTATATCGAGCCGATCCGGCAGGGCGTGTCATGGCTGACCCGCACGCAGCTGTTCCCGCCCGAGCTCTACTATCTGAGCCAGCTTCCCGCCGACATCGATTCCGGCGAGACGGTCACGGTGGTGGTGATGGCACTGGTGCTTTCGTTCCTTGCGACGCTCTACCCGGCATGGAAGGCGGCACGGCTCGATCCGGTGGAAGGGCTGAGGCACGAATGA
- a CDS encoding Na/Pi cotransporter family protein: MDVSLTLIDLAGFVALLLWGVHMVQTSVQRAFGANLRQMIGRAVSNRYKAFASGLIVTALLQSSTATGLMVAGFVAEGLMALVPALAVMLGANVGTTLIVQLLSFDVAAIAPVLILLGVVMFRRSSGSRSHDLGRAFIGLGLILIALHAILGLITPYEDTPSLRLLLGLVSTEPVLAVLFSAVITWAAHSSVTIVLLAMSFASKGVVTPDAAFALVLGANLGTALNPVFESGSGQDPAARRLPIGNLINRVIGVAVVLAALPWIGPLIVSIEPNEARAVADFHTAFNIVVALAFFPVLDRFAGLLTRLLPSAPAASDPSRPLYLDHASLGIPVVALGAAAREALRLADILEELLRAGRDAIENGDTKRIVDAKRLDDQIDRINAAIRTYLSALDVEQLTDDDHRRLSEILTFATNIEHAGDIVSRNLLTDAHKRVKRALTFSKEGQAELVAMVDRLIVNLRNAASLLMTGDARAARALTTEKEAFREMEANESEAHFQRMRAGRIETIETDTLHLDILRDIRRINAHLVAAAAEPVLQREGALLPSRLRPADSAG; the protein is encoded by the coding sequence ATGGACGTTTCGCTGACCCTGATCGACCTTGCCGGTTTCGTCGCCCTGCTGCTGTGGGGCGTGCACATGGTGCAGACCAGCGTGCAGCGCGCGTTCGGCGCCAACCTGCGGCAGATGATCGGGCGGGCGGTGTCGAACCGCTACAAGGCGTTCGCGAGCGGGTTGATCGTGACCGCATTGCTGCAATCGAGCACCGCGACGGGACTGATGGTCGCCGGCTTCGTCGCCGAGGGACTGATGGCGCTCGTGCCCGCGCTCGCGGTGATGCTCGGCGCCAATGTCGGCACGACGCTGATCGTGCAGCTGCTGTCGTTCGACGTCGCAGCGATCGCCCCGGTGCTGATCCTGCTCGGCGTCGTCATGTTCCGCCGCTCGTCGGGCTCTCGCAGCCACGATCTCGGCCGCGCCTTCATCGGGCTCGGCCTCATCCTCATCGCGCTGCACGCGATCCTCGGCCTCATCACACCCTACGAGGACACGCCGAGCCTGCGCCTGCTGCTCGGGCTCGTCTCGACGGAGCCGGTGCTCGCTGTGCTGTTCTCGGCCGTCATCACCTGGGCGGCCCATTCCAGCGTCACGATCGTGCTGCTGGCGATGTCGTTCGCATCGAAGGGTGTGGTCACCCCGGATGCCGCCTTCGCGCTGGTGCTCGGCGCCAATCTCGGCACAGCGCTGAACCCGGTGTTCGAGTCGGGCAGCGGCCAGGACCCGGCCGCGCGGCGGCTGCCGATCGGCAACCTCATCAACCGCGTGATCGGTGTCGCCGTCGTGCTCGCGGCGCTTCCGTGGATCGGCCCGCTGATCGTGTCGATCGAACCGAACGAGGCGCGCGCCGTCGCCGACTTCCACACCGCGTTCAACATCGTCGTCGCGCTCGCGTTCTTCCCGGTGCTGGACCGGTTCGCGGGGCTGCTGACGCGGCTGCTGCCTTCGGCGCCGGCGGCGAGCGATCCCTCGCGCCCGCTCTATCTCGACCATGCCTCGCTCGGCATCCCCGTGGTCGCGCTCGGCGCGGCGGCGCGCGAGGCGCTGCGGCTCGCCGACATTCTGGAGGAGTTGCTGCGGGCCGGGCGCGACGCGATCGAGAACGGCGACACCAAGCGCATCGTCGACGCCAAGCGGCTGGACGACCAGATCGACCGCATCAACGCCGCGATCCGCACGTATCTCTCCGCGCTCGACGTCGAACAGCTCACCGACGACGATCACCGACGGCTGTCGGAGATCCTGACCTTCGCCACCAATATCGAGCACGCCGGCGACATCGTCAGCCGCAACCTCCTGACGGATGCGCACAAGCGGGTGAAACGCGCCCTCACCTTCTCCAAGGAGGGGCAGGCCGAGCTCGTCGCCATGGTCGACCGGCTGATCGTGAACCTGCGCAATGCCGCGTCGCTGCTGATGACGGGCGATGCCCGCGCCGCCCGGGCGCTCACGACCGAAAAGGAAGCCTTCCGCGAAATGGAAGCGAACGAGTCGGAAGCCCACTTCCAGCGCATGCGCGCGGGGCGGATCGAGACCATCGAGACGGACACGCTCCACCTCGACATCCTGCGCGACATCCGCCGCATCAACGCCCACCTGGTCGCCGCCGCGGCGGAGCCGGTGCTGCAGCGGGAAGGCGCCCTGCTGCCGTCGCGCCTGCGCCCAGCAGATAGCGCGGGCTGA
- a CDS encoding ABC transporter ATP-binding protein, whose protein sequence is MSDDANHGSAPAPAAEPRDAATESVGARPNGARREALGLSGVVRRFREGDNQLDVLKGANLSIMPGETVALVAPSGAGKSTLLQIAGLLERPDEGEVRIGGRSCATLHDRERTRIRRDSVGFVYQFHHLLPDFTALENVLIPQRLAGLDRKVAEKRALALLRVMRIDHRATHHPAQMSGGERQRVAIARAVANAPRVLLADEPTGNLDPRTAEQVFDALDALVRASRLAALVATHNMEIAARMSRRITIADGRIVPLD, encoded by the coding sequence ATGAGCGACGACGCCAACCATGGTTCCGCGCCGGCTCCCGCCGCCGAGCCCCGGGATGCCGCCACCGAGAGCGTGGGCGCGCGCCCGAACGGGGCACGGCGCGAGGCGCTCGGCCTTTCCGGCGTCGTGCGCCGCTTCCGCGAGGGCGACAACCAGCTCGACGTGCTGAAGGGTGCCAATCTTTCGATCATGCCCGGCGAAACCGTGGCGCTGGTGGCGCCCTCCGGCGCCGGCAAGTCGACGCTCCTCCAGATCGCCGGTCTGCTGGAGCGTCCCGACGAGGGCGAGGTGAGGATCGGCGGACGGTCCTGCGCCACCCTGCACGACCGCGAGCGCACGCGCATCCGCCGCGACTCGGTCGGGTTCGTCTACCAGTTCCACCACCTGCTGCCGGACTTCACCGCGCTCGAGAACGTGCTGATCCCCCAGCGGCTCGCCGGGCTCGACCGCAAGGTGGCGGAAAAGCGCGCGCTGGCGCTCCTGCGCGTGATGCGGATCGACCATCGCGCGACGCACCATCCGGCGCAGATGTCGGGCGGCGAGCGTCAGCGCGTCGCCATCGCCCGTGCTGTCGCCAACGCGCCGCGCGTGCTGCTCGCCGACGAGCCGACCGGCAATCTCGATCCACGCACCGCCGAGCAGGTGTTCGATGCCCTGGACGCCCTCGTCCGGGCGTCGCGGCTCGCCGCGCTCGTCGCGACCCACAACATGGAGATCGCGGCTCGCATGAGCCGGCGTATCACCATCGCCGACGGCCGGATCGTGCCGCTCGACTGA
- the proS gene encoding proline--tRNA ligase, whose protein sequence is MRLSRYFLPILKETPKEAEIVSHRLMLRASMIRQQSAGIYSWLPLGLRVLDRIADIVREEQNRSGAIEVLMPTVQSADLWRESGRYDAYGKEMLRITDRHEREMLYGPTNEEMITDIFRASVRSYRDLPLNLYHIQWKFRDEVRPRFGVMRGREFLMKDAYSFDTDMERAKEAYNRMFVAYLRTFRRLGLTAIPMRADTGPIGGDLSHEFIILADTGESAVFCDKALLDLPIPGEDTDFTGDLSPIVKAWTTPYAATEEMHDETAFAGVPEERKVAARGIEVGHIFYFGTKYSEPMGAKVAGPDGTERPVHMGSYGIGVSRLLGAIIEASHDDAGIIWPDSVAPFDVGLINLKPGDAPTDEAVAVIERELEAAGLSVLTDDVDTRAGAKFAAMDLIGLPWQLIVGPRGLATGEVELKRRATGERETISLEAAINRLTAGRR, encoded by the coding sequence ATGCGCCTCTCCCGCTATTTTCTGCCGATTCTGAAGGAAACGCCGAAGGAAGCGGAAATCGTCTCCCACCGGCTGATGCTGCGCGCGAGCATGATCCGCCAGCAATCGGCCGGCATCTATTCCTGGCTGCCGCTGGGCCTGCGCGTTCTCGACCGCATCGCCGATATCGTGCGCGAGGAACAGAACCGCTCCGGCGCCATCGAGGTGCTGATGCCGACGGTGCAGTCGGCGGATCTCTGGCGTGAAAGCGGGCGCTACGACGCCTACGGCAAGGAGATGCTGCGCATCACCGACCGCCACGAGCGCGAGATGCTCTACGGCCCGACCAACGAGGAGATGATCACCGACATCTTCCGCGCCTCGGTCCGCTCGTATCGCGACCTGCCGCTCAATCTCTACCACATCCAGTGGAAGTTCCGGGACGAGGTCCGTCCGCGCTTCGGCGTGATGCGCGGCCGCGAGTTCCTGATGAAGGACGCCTATTCGTTCGACACCGACATGGAGCGGGCGAAGGAAGCCTACAACCGGATGTTCGTCGCCTATCTGCGCACCTTCCGGCGCCTCGGGCTGACGGCGATTCCGATGCGGGCCGACACCGGCCCGATCGGCGGCGATCTCTCCCACGAGTTCATCATCCTCGCCGACACCGGCGAGAGCGCGGTGTTCTGCGACAAGGCGCTGCTCGACCTGCCGATCCCGGGCGAGGACACCGACTTCACGGGCGATCTCAGCCCGATCGTGAAGGCCTGGACGACGCCCTATGCGGCGACGGAGGAAATGCACGACGAGACCGCGTTCGCCGGCGTTCCGGAAGAGCGCAAGGTCGCGGCGCGCGGCATCGAGGTCGGCCACATCTTCTATTTCGGCACCAAATATTCCGAGCCGATGGGCGCGAAGGTCGCCGGTCCGGACGGCACCGAGCGGCCGGTCCACATGGGCTCCTACGGCATCGGCGTCTCCCGCCTTCTCGGCGCCATCATTGAAGCCAGTCATGACGACGCCGGAATCATCTGGCCCGATTCGGTGGCGCCGTTCGACGTCGGTCTCATCAACCTGAAGCCGGGCGATGCTCCCACCGACGAAGCGGTCGCCGTGATCGAGCGTGAACTGGAAGCGGCCGGGCTTTCGGTGCTGACGGACGATGTCGATACCCGTGCGGGCGCGAAGTTCGCGGCGATGGACCTGATCGGCCTGCCGTGGCAGCTGATCGTCGGTCCGCGGGGGCTCGCGACCGGCGAGGTCGAACTGAAGCGGCGCGCCACCGGCGAGCGCGAGACGATCTCGCTCGAGGCGGCGATCAATCGCCTCACCGCCGGCCGGCGCTGA
- a CDS encoding DUF1467 family protein: MAWTSVLAIYFVIWWTVLFAVLPWGMRTQEEEGSVVPGTVPSAPAHPRMLRTVLVTTLVAAIVFAGFLALINSGYKLDDFPFLKPHGAPVVGSE; encoded by the coding sequence GTGGCGTGGACAAGCGTACTGGCGATCTATTTCGTGATCTGGTGGACGGTGCTTTTCGCTGTGCTTCCGTGGGGCATGCGGACGCAGGAAGAGGAAGGCTCGGTCGTCCCTGGAACGGTGCCGAGCGCCCCGGCGCATCCGCGGATGCTGCGGACCGTTCTTGTGACCACCCTGGTCGCGGCCATCGTGTTCGCCGGGTTCCTCGCGCTGATCAACTCGGGATACAAGCTGGACGACTTCCCCTTCCTCAAGCCCCACGGCGCTCCGGTGGTCGGATCGGAATAG